One Brachyspira suanatina DNA segment encodes these proteins:
- a CDS encoding DUF4954 family protein: MYIFKKQDKDFRNLTNEEINFLKSQGCSSQSWEKILIKNVDLSRIKDVQFHGKIKINALNGMVKYHKKVKLLASINRATLINVYINGNVYINNVGRFIENYKIEKGVIIENAGSIYMEGKSSFGNAVETSPIMEGNGRSVKIFYRLNSHIAYLVAMYRHEKVMREKINAMIDEYAKQKTRRFGKIKKYAKIINARLIKNSLIDPYATIENTDEINNTTVISTKECPSYIGTSVILTDSIVLKGAHIVDGTVIKKAFIGEGVKLGRQFSCEDSLLFANCEGEHGEMFSIFAGPYTVTHHKATLLIASHFSFFNAGSGTNQSNHMYKLGPYHHGFMERGCKTGSNSYILWPSHIGAFSTVIGAHYDNVDTSDFPFSYITEHGYHQTRLIPALNLFGVGLSRDENKWRDRDRRKGDKKDLIIFNVFSPYTVSKMIKSEKILDEIKKESNNNNGDFLTYKNMIIKISSLDKYSKRYSIAIDLYLHNKILSYIENSKNIDEIIKNLQYDENNIFEKWVDIGGLICAKQRIDNIIKDLENDKINDVKSLTERFEDIYNLYSEDEKSWVMDTVKSRYNINTINNETIKKLLNNHKSLLEEAYNIFYKDVEKEYDASKMVSSGIDDKSVMEKDFEAVRGTVNDNTFVIKYKKDMENKIESINNIINIL, from the coding sequence ATGTATATTTTCAAAAAACAGGATAAAGATTTTAGAAACCTCACAAATGAAGAAATAAATTTTCTTAAATCTCAAGGCTGTTCTTCTCAGTCTTGGGAAAAAATATTAATAAAAAATGTAGACTTAAGCAGAATAAAAGATGTTCAATTTCATGGTAAAATAAAAATAAATGCTCTCAATGGAATGGTGAAATATCATAAAAAAGTAAAATTATTAGCTTCAATAAACAGAGCAACTTTAATAAATGTATATATTAATGGAAATGTTTATATAAATAATGTTGGAAGATTTATAGAAAATTATAAAATAGAAAAGGGAGTTATAATAGAAAATGCAGGCTCTATATATATGGAAGGAAAAAGCAGTTTTGGAAATGCCGTTGAAACTTCACCAATTATGGAAGGAAATGGAAGAAGCGTAAAAATATTCTATAGGCTTAATTCTCATATAGCATATTTAGTTGCAATGTATAGACATGAAAAAGTAATGCGTGAAAAAATCAATGCCATGATAGATGAATATGCCAAACAAAAAACAAGAAGATTCGGTAAAATAAAAAAATATGCAAAAATAATCAATGCAAGACTAATCAAAAATTCTTTAATAGATCCTTATGCCACAATAGAGAATACCGATGAAATTAACAATACAACAGTTATAAGTACAAAAGAATGCCCATCATATATAGGAACTTCTGTCATATTAACTGATTCTATAGTTCTTAAAGGTGCTCATATAGTTGATGGTACAGTTATTAAAAAGGCATTCATAGGCGAAGGTGTTAAACTTGGAAGACAATTTTCATGTGAAGACTCTCTTTTATTTGCAAACTGTGAGGGAGAACATGGAGAAATGTTTTCTATATTTGCAGGACCTTATACAGTTACGCATCATAAAGCTACACTTTTAATAGCAAGTCATTTTTCTTTCTTTAATGCTGGAAGCGGAACTAATCAAAGCAATCATATGTACAAATTAGGGCCATATCACCATGGTTTTATGGAAAGAGGATGCAAAACCGGAAGTAATTCATATATATTATGGCCTTCTCATATAGGAGCTTTCTCAACTGTTATAGGTGCTCATTATGATAATGTTGATACTTCTGATTTTCCTTTCTCTTATATAACAGAACATGGATATCATCAAACAAGACTTATACCTGCTTTAAATTTATTCGGAGTAGGTTTATCAAGAGATGAAAACAAATGGAGAGATAGAGACAGAAGAAAAGGAGACAAAAAAGATTTAATAATATTTAATGTATTTAGTCCTTACACTGTATCTAAAATGATTAAATCAGAAAAAATACTAGATGAAATAAAAAAAGAAAGCAACAATAACAATGGAGATTTTTTAACATATAAAAATATGATTATAAAAATATCTTCTTTAGATAAATATTCAAAAAGATACTCCATAGCAATAGATTTATATCTTCATAATAAAATACTTTCATATATAGAGAACTCTAAAAATATTGATGAAATTATAAAAAATCTTCAGTATGATGAGAATAATATTTTTGAAAAATGGGTTGATATAGGCGGACTTATATGTGCAAAACAAAGAATTGATAATATTATAAAAGATTTAGAAAATGATAAAATAAACGATGTAAAATCATTAACTGAAAGATTTGAAGATATATATAACTTATATTCAGAAGATGAAAAATCTTGGGTTATGGATACCGTAAAATCAAGATATAATATCAATACCATTAATAACGAAACTATAAAAAAATTATTAAATAATCATAAATCATTATTAGAAGAAGCATATAATATATTTTATAAAGATGTTGAAAAAGAATATGATGCATCAAAAATGGTAAGTTCAGGTATTGATGATAAAAGTGTTATGGAAAAAGATTTTGAAGCTGTAAGAGGTACTGTTAATGATAACACTTTCGTAATAAAATATAAAAAAGATATGGAAAATAAAATTGAATCTATTAACAATATTATTAATATATTGTAA
- a CDS encoding MBOAT family O-acyltransferase, translated as MLFSSMIFLWLFLPLVFCFYYIIDKKFRNVLLLIASIIFYAWGGVSYTLIMFSSIIINYIFALLIDNSIEKNDKLKKKIYLALCVIVNLSILGYFKYTDFAISIINSISGKEVISLKNIVLPIGISFYTFQALSYVIDVYREHNKAQKNIINLALYISFFPQLIAGPIVKYHDIDTQIINRTETLENISYGIKRFIYGLSKKVILANMFALSCDEILKQSIGDIGTALAWIAAILYTLQIYYDFSGYSDMAIGLGHMFGFKFLENFNYPYISKSVQEFWRRWHISLSTWFKEYLYIPLGGNRKGKYFTYLNLFIVFFATGLWHGASFNFILWGLWHGLFLIIERIFLCKLLEKNKFIFINHIYVILVFVLGWVLFRANDLNHALDLYKLMFSYKESIFTIRYFFYPQTQVCFIFGILFCGLFQNLFPKIKKAVFSSRVYVLESIIQFILLFICIMYLVNGTYNPFIYFRF; from the coding sequence ATGTTATTTAGCTCTATGATTTTTTTATGGCTTTTTCTGCCTTTAGTATTCTGTTTTTATTATATCATCGATAAAAAATTTAGAAATGTATTATTGTTAATAGCTAGCATTATATTTTATGCATGGGGAGGAGTTAGTTATACATTAATAATGTTTTCTTCTATAATCATTAATTATATTTTTGCTTTATTGATAGATAACTCAATAGAAAAAAATGATAAATTAAAAAAGAAAATATATCTAGCCTTATGTGTAATAGTTAACTTATCAATATTAGGCTATTTTAAATATACCGATTTTGCAATATCAATAATTAATTCAATATCAGGCAAAGAAGTAATTTCATTAAAAAACATAGTTCTTCCAATAGGTATATCATTTTATACTTTTCAGGCTTTATCTTATGTTATAGATGTTTATAGAGAGCATAATAAAGCACAGAAAAATATTATAAATTTGGCATTATATATATCATTTTTTCCGCAATTGATAGCAGGTCCTATAGTGAAGTATCATGATATAGATACTCAAATAATAAATAGAACAGAAACTTTAGAAAATATCAGCTATGGAATAAAAAGGTTCATTTACGGACTGTCAAAGAAAGTGATACTAGCTAATATGTTTGCTTTATCTTGTGATGAAATATTAAAGCAGTCTATAGGTGATATAGGTACAGCTTTAGCATGGATAGCAGCTATTCTTTATACACTTCAAATATACTATGATTTTTCAGGTTATTCAGATATGGCTATAGGTTTAGGTCATATGTTTGGTTTTAAATTTTTAGAGAATTTCAATTATCCATACATATCAAAGTCAGTGCAGGAGTTTTGGAGAAGATGGCATATATCTTTATCAACTTGGTTTAAGGAATATTTATATATACCTTTAGGCGGAAATAGAAAGGGAAAGTATTTTACTTATTTAAATCTATTTATTGTATTTTTTGCTACAGGTTTATGGCATGGGGCTAGTTTTAATTTTATTCTTTGGGGCTTATGGCATGGATTGTTTTTAATAATAGAGCGTATATTTTTATGTAAATTGTTAGAGAAAAATAAGTTTATATTTATAAATCATATATATGTAATATTGGTATTTGTACTTGGCTGGGTATTATTTAGAGCTAATGATTTAAATCATGCTTTAGATTTATATAAATTAATGTTTAGTTATAAAGAAAGTATTTTTACAATTAGATATTTCTTTTATCCTCAGACACAAGTATGTTTTATATTTGGTATATTATTTTGCGGATTATTTCAAAACTTATTTCCAAAAATTAAAAAAGCTGTATTTTCAAGCAGAGTTTATGTATTAGAGAGCATAATTCAATTCATACTTTTATTCATTTGTATTATGTATTTAGTTAATGGCACTTACAATCCATTTATTTACTTTAGATTTTAA
- a CDS encoding ParA family protein: protein MSKVIAIVNQKGGVGKTTTAVNLSANIAKMGHKTLLIDIDPQANACLGIGITRDQMQKSVYDILIGQANANEVIMPTYQENLFLIPADSDLVGAQIELVNEIAREYKLKKAVETVKNNYEYIIIDCPPTLGILTLNALTAADSVLIPIQCEFYALDGVAELNNTIALVKENLNKELKIEGVLLTMYDARTKLASDVVKEVVNFFKEKTYKTMIPRNVRLSEAPSYGKAIGDYDKDCVGARSYKEFAKEFVEKSK, encoded by the coding sequence ATGTCTAAAGTTATAGCTATAGTCAATCAAAAAGGCGGAGTAGGAAAAACTACCACAGCCGTTAATTTAAGTGCCAACATAGCAAAAATGGGTCATAAAACACTTCTTATAGATATAGACCCACAGGCAAATGCTTGTTTAGGTATTGGTATAACAAGAGATCAAATGCAAAAAAGCGTATACGATATATTAATAGGACAGGCTAATGCAAATGAAGTTATAATGCCTACATATCAGGAAAATTTATTCTTGATACCGGCAGACTCTGATTTAGTTGGTGCTCAGATAGAACTTGTCAATGAAATAGCTAGAGAATATAAATTAAAAAAGGCTGTAGAAACTGTAAAAAATAACTATGAATATATTATTATAGACTGTCCCCCTACTTTGGGTATATTAACCCTTAATGCATTAACTGCTGCTGATTCTGTTCTTATACCTATACAATGCGAGTTTTATGCTTTAGACGGGGTTGCTGAACTAAATAATACAATAGCACTTGTTAAAGAAAATCTTAACAAAGAATTAAAAATAGAGGGTGTTCTTCTTACAATGTATGATGCTAGAACAAAATTAGCTTCAGATGTAGTAAAAGAAGTTGTAAATTTCTTTAAAGAGAAGACTTATAAAACTATGATACCTAGAAATGTGCGTTTAAGTGAAGCTCCTTCCTATGGAAAAGCTATAGGGGATTATGATAAAGACTGTGTTGGGGCTAGAAGTTATAAAGAATTTGCTAAAGAATTTGTTGAAAAATCTAAATAA
- a CDS encoding ParB/RepB/Spo0J family partition protein, which yields MSRKGGLGGQGLSALIKSTDNEIRTAAEEAERRGVLEIDVSLIDVNPDQPRKVFNEEEIQGLAESIKENGLINPITLREKDGKYQIISGERRFRAFKFLNRDKVPALVLENIADSKMLELTLVENIQRADLNAIEVARSYKKLIYDLNIKHEELANRVGKSRSTISNSMRILDLSENIQNLILESKLTEGHARTILSLDDENEREEFAKEIIEKGYSVRECERIVKERKNNTVNDSNINNEENKENQNEVKKENKKDPNIKKLENDLEKIFSTKVNVIDKNGKEGKIVIEYYSSDDLSRIMDMLEKVYERETGIKPTLEY from the coding sequence ATGAGTAGAAAAGGCGGACTTGGCGGTCAGGGTTTAAGTGCATTAATAAAATCTACTGACAATGAAATAAGAACAGCAGCCGAAGAGGCAGAAAGAAGAGGAGTATTAGAAATAGATGTTTCTCTTATAGATGTTAATCCGGATCAGCCTAGAAAAGTATTCAATGAAGAGGAAATACAGGGTCTTGCCGAATCTATAAAAGAAAATGGGCTTATAAACCCTATAACTTTAAGAGAAAAAGACGGAAAATATCAAATAATATCCGGAGAAAGAAGATTCAGAGCATTTAAATTCTTAAATAGAGATAAAGTTCCGGCATTAGTATTAGAAAATATAGCTGATTCTAAAATGCTTGAACTTACATTGGTAGAAAATATACAAAGAGCCGACTTAAATGCCATAGAAGTTGCCAGAAGCTATAAAAAATTAATATATGATCTAAACATAAAACATGAAGAATTAGCTAATAGGGTTGGAAAAAGCAGAAGTACAATATCAAATTCCATGCGCATATTAGATTTAAGCGAAAATATACAAAATTTAATATTAGAATCTAAATTAACAGAAGGACATGCCAGAACTATATTATCATTAGATGATGAGAATGAAAGAGAAGAATTTGCTAAAGAAATAATAGAAAAAGGATATTCTGTAAGAGAATGCGAGAGAATAGTAAAAGAAAGAAAAAATAATACAGTAAATGACTCTAATATAAATAATGAAGAAAATAAAGAAAATCAAAATGAAGTAAAAAAAGAAAATAAAAAAGATCCTAATATAAAAAAATTAGAAAATGATTTAGAAAAAATATTCTCTACAAAAGTAAATGTTATAGATAAAAATGGAAAAGAAGGTAAAATAGTAATAGAATATTACAGTTCCGATGATTTATCAAGAATAATGGATATGCTTGAAAAAGTATATGAAAGAGAAACAGGAATAAAACCTACTCTTGAATATTAG
- a CDS encoding MFS transporter has product MVNLLLAIIYLSFISLGLPDALLGSAWPTIHKELNVPISYAGIISIIISAGTIISSLQSDRLTKKFGTGKITAFSVAMTAIALFGFSITHSYLFLCVWAIPYGLGAGSVDASLNNYVALHYESKHMSWLHCMWGIGATIGPYIMGYAITNNNWNAGYRYISIIQIVLTAILFLSLPLWKKNDEENKEKISTKVLSLKEIIKIPGAREIMICFFCYCALEATTGLWASSYLNIYKGVDIKTAASFGSLFYIGITVGRAISGFITMKLNDNQMIILGESLILIGIILMIIPAVNIVSLIGFIIIGLGCAPIYPSIIHSTPSNFGAENSQAIIGVQMASAYIGTLAMPPLFGYIANHISISLLPFYLILILVLMFIMHKLMIRKTIKNK; this is encoded by the coding sequence ATGGTTAATTTACTCCTTGCTATTATATATTTATCTTTTATAAGTTTAGGACTTCCGGATGCACTTCTTGGTTCAGCTTGGCCTACTATTCATAAAGAATTGAATGTGCCAATTTCCTATGCTGGTATAATATCAATTATCATATCAGCAGGCACTATAATTTCTAGTTTGCAAAGCGACAGACTTACTAAAAAATTTGGTACTGGAAAAATAACTGCATTCAGTGTAGCAATGACGGCTATAGCACTTTTTGGATTTTCTATTACTCATTCATATTTATTTCTTTGCGTTTGGGCTATACCTTATGGATTAGGTGCAGGAAGTGTAGATGCTTCTTTAAATAATTATGTAGCACTTCATTATGAAAGCAAACATATGAGCTGGCTTCATTGTATGTGGGGAATAGGTGCAACAATTGGACCATATATAATGGGATACGCTATTACTAATAATAATTGGAATGCAGGTTACAGATATATATCAATAATTCAGATTGTACTCACTGCTATTTTATTTTTGAGCCTTCCTTTATGGAAGAAAAATGATGAAGAAAATAAAGAAAAAATAAGTACAAAAGTTTTAAGCTTAAAAGAAATAATAAAAATACCTGGTGCAAGAGAAATTATGATATGCTTTTTTTGTTATTGTGCACTTGAAGCTACAACAGGATTATGGGCAAGCAGTTATTTAAATATATACAAAGGAGTGGATATAAAAACTGCGGCTTCATTTGGAAGTTTATTTTATATAGGAATTACTGTTGGAAGAGCTATATCTGGATTTATAACAATGAAATTAAACGATAATCAAATGATAATTTTAGGCGAGTCATTAATTTTGATAGGCATAATATTAATGATTATTCCTGCTGTAAATATTGTATCTTTAATAGGTTTTATAATTATAGGTTTAGGCTGTGCTCCTATATATCCTTCAATAATACATTCAACTCCAAGTAATTTTGGTGCAGAAAATTCTCAGGCTATAATAGGAGTACAAATGGCTAGTGCTTATATAGGTACTCTTGCAATGCCTCCTCTATTCGGTTACATTGCAAATCATATATCAATATCATTACTTCCTTTTTATTTGATATTGATTTTAGTACTTATGTTTATTATGCATAAATTGATGATAAGAAAGACTATAAAAAATAAATAA
- a CDS encoding ArsR/SmtB family transcription factor encodes MKKNIKKDIEASDEEYLNNDDDCEISTKDSNISSLIPKLPNDEEFSLLAGFFSVFSDPTRLKIISALSEKELCVHELSSLLDMKQPSISQHLKMLWQARVVKKRKVGLHVFYRLDDEHIEKIYTWGYEHVKE; translated from the coding sequence ATGAAAAAGAATATAAAAAAAGATATCGAAGCTTCTGATGAAGAATATTTAAATAATGATGATGATTGTGAGATAAGCACAAAAGATTCAAATATATCATCATTAATACCAAAACTTCCAAATGATGAAGAGTTTTCACTTTTAGCAGGATTTTTTTCTGTATTTTCTGATCCTACAAGATTAAAGATAATATCTGCCCTGAGTGAGAAGGAATTATGCGTGCATGAATTATCTTCTTTACTTGATATGAAGCAGCCTTCTATATCGCAGCATTTAAAGATGCTTTGGCAGGCTAGGGTAGTAAAGAAGAGAAAAGTAGGACTTCATGTTTTTTATAGATTAGATGATGAGCATATAGAAAAAATTTATACTTGGGGGTATGAACATGTTAAAGAATAA
- a CDS encoding 50S ribosomal protein L11 methyltransferase, with product MLIYSLSIKIERGFEDIIEAVIESGKLNILGFNTEFPIKEESISIVNIYNENEEILKNNLNIIEENIKGIAEYTYKIEELKSEEYLTSYMDFLKPFNIGDVTIVPNLKDFYNEECDNPLYIAKQYAFGSGTHETTSLALEMIYEYSNNNDIVSKSITDIGCGSGILSLFAYKLGARNITSIDIDNDAVHCTLDNADYNSIKLDNVILGNARDLINMNLKFDLVIANIETDILIDILPDLKELLKPSSTLILSGILLEKESYMINAIRENKLNTILRKRKNDWVSIMLNP from the coding sequence ATGTTAATATATTCATTATCAATAAAAATAGAAAGAGGTTTTGAAGATATAATTGAGGCTGTTATAGAAAGCGGTAAATTAAATATATTAGGTTTTAATACAGAATTTCCTATAAAAGAAGAAAGTATTTCAATAGTTAATATATACAATGAAAATGAAGAAATATTAAAAAATAATCTAAATATAATAGAAGAAAATATTAAAGGTATAGCTGAATATACTTATAAAATAGAAGAATTAAAATCTGAAGAATATTTAACTTCATATATGGATTTTCTTAAACCTTTTAATATAGGAGATGTTACTATAGTACCGAATTTAAAAGATTTTTATAATGAAGAATGTGATAATCCTCTTTATATAGCAAAGCAGTATGCATTCGGTTCTGGTACACATGAAACCACATCGCTTGCACTTGAAATGATTTATGAATATTCAAATAATAATGATATTGTTTCAAAAAGTATAACTGATATAGGATGCGGAAGCGGTATATTATCATTATTCGCTTATAAATTAGGTGCAAGAAATATTACATCTATAGATATTGATAATGATGCTGTTCATTGCACTCTTGATAATGCAGATTACAACAGTATAAAACTTGATAATGTTATACTTGGAAATGCTAGAGATTTAATCAATATGAATTTGAAATTTGATTTGGTAATAGCTAATATTGAAACTGATATTTTAATAGATATTCTTCCGGATTTAAAAGAATTATTAAAACCGAGTTCTACTTTAATATTATCAGGAATTTTACTAGAGAAAGAATCATATATGATTAATGCCATTAGAGAAAATAAACTCAATACCATTTTAAGAAAAAGAAAAAATGACTGGGTATCAATAATGCTTAATCCATAA
- a CDS encoding heavy metal translocating P-type ATPase: MLKNKERLLFLLEIFLGLIVLILLYTLHKNIHGAIEYIIFFIPYFILGRDVFKNAALDFIKGKFMRESFLMSIATVGAIILHELPEALAVLMFYRVGEYFEDMAVDKSKRTIAALMAIRPDSANIIRENGNVEKVDISEVHINDSIIINPFEKVPLDSIIYEGESWIDTKALTGESMPRSVKVNDEILAGTINGDNTIKAKVIRAYGESSIAKILKLVQDSQNRKANIEQFISRFAGIYTPIVVFGAIFLTVIPTIIYGTEVFDNWFKRSLTLLVVSCPCAFMVGIPLTYFASIGRASKFGIMVKGGVFLDLLAKADKVIFDKTGTLTKGEFSIRDIHNTGLYDNETLLKYAAYAETGSSHPIAVSIVEHYKNHHNGIINDSLISSHKDISGKGASSIVENKNILIGGLDLLKQNNVEISEIKKNINVHISIDSKYAGGFFIDDSVKDDTKDAIDLLNSMNIKTALISGDNVDRVEAFAKEMNIQSFKGGCLPEDKVTVLEEMMKDSKASIFVGDGINDAPSLARADIGIAMGGLGSDAAIENADVVIMDDKPSKVALAIKLAKKNHIVVLQNILLALLIKFAAIILGALGLASMWLAIFADTGVTMIVVLNALRLLYPLGEKEEAVNIDTKTCDIKVTDCGCGH, from the coding sequence ATGTTAAAGAATAAAGAAAGACTTTTATTTTTATTAGAAATTTTTTTAGGACTTATAGTATTAATATTATTATACACTTTGCATAAAAATATACATGGTGCTATAGAATATATTATTTTCTTTATCCCATATTTTATTTTAGGAAGAGATGTATTTAAAAATGCTGCTTTGGATTTCATTAAAGGAAAGTTCATGCGTGAAAGTTTCCTTATGAGTATTGCTACAGTGGGAGCTATTATACTTCATGAGCTTCCTGAAGCATTAGCCGTACTAATGTTTTATAGAGTAGGAGAGTACTTTGAAGATATGGCAGTTGATAAATCTAAGCGTACAATAGCTGCATTGATGGCAATAAGACCTGATTCTGCAAATATTATAAGAGAGAATGGAAATGTTGAAAAAGTTGATATATCCGAAGTACATATTAATGATAGTATAATAATAAATCCATTTGAGAAAGTGCCTCTTGATTCTATTATATATGAAGGAGAAAGCTGGATTGATACTAAGGCTTTAACAGGTGAGAGTATGCCTAGAAGTGTTAAAGTTAATGATGAAATTTTAGCAGGAACTATAAACGGAGATAACACTATAAAGGCAAAAGTTATAAGAGCTTACGGAGAATCTTCTATAGCTAAAATATTAAAATTAGTTCAGGATTCACAGAATAGAAAAGCTAATATTGAGCAGTTTATAAGCAGATTTGCAGGTATCTACACTCCTATAGTGGTATTCGGTGCAATTTTCCTTACTGTAATACCTACTATAATATATGGTACAGAAGTTTTTGATAATTGGTTTAAACGTTCTTTGACTCTATTAGTTGTATCTTGTCCTTGTGCTTTTATGGTTGGAATTCCATTAACATATTTTGCTTCTATAGGAAGAGCATCTAAATTCGGAATAATGGTTAAAGGCGGAGTATTTTTGGATTTGCTTGCCAAAGCTGATAAAGTTATTTTTGATAAAACAGGAACTCTTACAAAAGGAGAGTTTTCTATAAGAGATATACATAATACAGGTTTATATGATAATGAAACTTTATTAAAATATGCTGCTTATGCTGAAACAGGTTCTTCTCATCCGATTGCAGTATCAATAGTTGAGCATTATAAAAATCATCATAACGGCATTATAAATGATAGTTTAATTTCAAGTCATAAAGATATAAGTGGAAAAGGTGCTTCATCAATAGTTGAAAATAAAAATATATTGATTGGAGGACTTGATTTATTAAAACAAAATAATGTTGAAATATCAGAAATTAAAAAAAATATCAATGTTCATATTTCGATAGATTCAAAATATGCCGGCGGATTCTTTATTGATGATAGCGTGAAAGATGATACTAAAGACGCTATTGATTTATTGAATTCAATGAATATAAAAACTGCCTTGATAAGCGGCGATAATGTTGACAGAGTAGAAGCATTTGCAAAAGAGATGAATATACAATCATTCAAAGGGGGCTGTTTGCCTGAAGATAAAGTAACTGTATTAGAAGAAATGATGAAAGATTCAAAGGCTTCAATATTCGTAGGCGATGGTATAAATGATGCTCCTTCTTTGGCACGTGCAGATATTGGTATTGCTATGGGAGGACTTGGTTCTGATGCTGCTATAGAAAATGCTGATGTTGTAATTATGGACGATAAGCCTTCTAAAGTTGCTCTTGCTATAAAGCTAGCTAAGAAAAATCATATAGTAGTTTTGCAAAATATTCTTCTAGCATTATTAATAAAATTTGCTGCTATTATATTAGGGGCTTTAGGACTTGCATCTATGTGGCTTGCTATTTTTGCTGATACAGGTGTTACTATGATAGTAGTATTAAATGCATTAAGACTTCTTTATCCTTTAGGTGAAAAAGAAGAGGCTGTTAATATAGATACTAAAACTTGCGATATAAAAGTTACTGACTGCGGTTGCGGACATTAA
- a CDS encoding glutamate-5-semialdehyde dehydrogenase, with amino-acid sequence MQLIDLVKNAKEATYKLQSLNTDIKNNALLEIAKKIEENKDKIFEANKKDLEYAQKLLDENKISKSMFNRLKLDENKLIDVVSGIRDVVKLEDPINKVLLKTELDDNLLLKKISCPIGLIAVIFEARPDVISQISSLCIKSSNAVILKGGSEGENTNKAIYNIIEETLNNIKEFPKNSVNLVFTREDIKELLSMDKYIDLIIPRGGNSLVQYIKSNTNIPVLGHADGICHLYIDESANQEKALQICLDSKAQYPSACNAVETILINKNIASEYLPKLYDLFKENEIKMNADSEVKKILTSSDIGEVKEWHFEYGDKEVSLKIVSDTEEAYNHINKYGSHHTDSIISENKDNIEKFMTFVDSANVYCNASTRFSDGFRYGFGAEVGISTNKTHARGPVGLEGLTIYKYKIFGNYQIVDDYVNHRASFKHKRIK; translated from the coding sequence ATGCAATTAATAGATTTAGTAAAAAATGCAAAAGAAGCTACATATAAATTACAATCATTGAATACAGATATAAAAAATAATGCCCTTCTTGAAATAGCAAAAAAAATTGAAGAAAATAAAGATAAAATATTTGAAGCTAATAAAAAGGATTTAGAATATGCTCAAAAACTTCTTGATGAAAATAAAATTTCAAAATCTATGTTTAACAGATTAAAATTAGATGAAAATAAATTAATAGATGTTGTTTCAGGAATTAGAGATGTTGTAAAACTTGAAGACCCTATTAATAAAGTATTATTAAAAACAGAGCTTGATGACAATTTATTATTAAAAAAAATATCCTGCCCTATTGGTTTAATCGCTGTAATATTTGAGGCTCGTCCTGATGTAATATCTCAAATATCTTCTTTATGTATAAAATCATCTAATGCAGTTATACTTAAAGGAGGAAGCGAAGGAGAAAACACCAATAAAGCAATATACAATATAATAGAAGAAACTCTAAATAATATAAAAGAATTTCCAAAAAACTCTGTTAATTTGGTATTCACTAGAGAGGATATAAAAGAATTATTATCAATGGATAAATATATTGATTTAATAATACCAAGAGGCGGAAACAGTTTAGTACAGTATATAAAATCAAATACAAATATACCTGTATTAGGACATGCTGACGGTATATGTCATTTATATATAGATGAATCTGCCAATCAGGAAAAAGCATTGCAAATATGTTTGGATTCAAAGGCTCAGTATCCAAGTGCATGCAACGCTGTTGAAACTATACTCATAAACAAAAATATAGCTTCAGAATACTTGCCAAAACTTTATGATTTATTCAAAGAAAATGAAATAAAAATGAATGCAGACTCTGAAGTAAAAAAAATATTAACTTCATCAGATATAGGCGAAGTAAAAGAATGGCATTTTGAATATGGAGATAAAGAAGTATCATTAAAAATAGTATCAGACACAGAAGAAGCATACAATCATATTAATAAATATGGTTCTCATCATACAGACTCAATAATATCGGAAAATAAAGACAATATAGAAAAGTTTATGACATTCGTTGATTCTGCTAATGTATACTGCAATGCTTCAACAAGATTTTCAGACGGATTTAGATATGGTTTCGGTGCTGAAGTGGGAATTTCAACAAACAAAACTCATGCAAGAGGTCCTGTAGGATTGGAAGGTTTAACAATATACAAATACAAAATTTTTGGTAACTATCAAATTGTAGATGATTATGTTAACCATAGAGCAAGTTTCAAACATAAAAGAATAAAATAA